gaaataaaacaaataagactttcttttgaagaaaaaatattataggaaatcctGTGAAAagttcattgctctgttaaacatcatttgggaaatattttaaaaagaaaaatcacaggagggcgaatcattttgactttatattaactgtatattaaaaatagcTTCTATATTTTAGTATTTGGTAGCGGAGTTATTAAAACCTTCACTGTTGGCTAAAAGTCAAGTCTAGTAATCTTCTCGCTTGCATTTGCAGGTCCCGTATCGCTCCTCCTTTCCTGAAAACCCTTCTGGGCACCAAGGAGATGAGAACCCACAGCTGGCTCAGGAAGAACTGGTTTTGGGTTGCCGGAGGTGCATTCGCTGGGATTCATTTCTGCACGTGGATCATGCAGAAGGCCATGAAGAATTCAGTACAGTCTGAACGGCAGCTCAAAAACAAGGCAGATCCAGGAGAGTAGAAAATACATGAGTGTCTTATCACAGTTCATTTAAGTGCATTAAAGTCTGTCGGGTGACAGAAATGCACTGTTTCTGATGCACACAAGATGAGACTTAATCTCTGAAATCAAATCTACTGATTATAAatgatgaaggaatgaataatttaatgagGGAAAAACACTTTTGTAGTGACACTTGAGTGGTTGTAATCATTTATTACTGATCAGTTGTTTTTGTGAGTGTAGATCGGTTAGCGTTGTTCACTTTATACAGATGTAaagatgtatttaaaaaaaataaatacaaggaATGTAGAAATGTCTCTGTCTTATATATGACTAGGAGAGTTAAAACATCACTGCACTTATTTTAGGATGTGTTTCTTTTTTAGATTTCTTATTATAACAGGAAAGGGATCACTGCCTTTCTTGATTTGGGGTAATCCTTAAATTTCTCCAAGTAATACCTGTTGGGGAAAAAGAGGAGGTTTTAGTAACtgttatgttttgtcagtttagtggcttcgCACGAGTTCAAACGTATgaaaatgtgtgatttttttttttttttaaaaaggaggcgtggcaccaaaccccacccctaaacccaaccgtcattgcagaatgagcaaatcatactaaattgtacaaatgagatcatacaattttatacgaattagccgctaaatcatAAAGTTACGTATTGCCATGAGATCGTGTTTTCAGGGTCATATATTTACAGTGGAGAATATAAGTTTTGAATATGTCACAATTTTTCTcggaaaacatttctaaaggtgctgctgacttgaaattttcaccagatgttgataaccaaatcaatatatgcaatgaaaacaaatctaattagtttacaaattaatttgTGTAATACGATTAATTAGATATAATATTTTCTATTggaggcggttcattcctctgtggcgaccccagattaataaagggactaagccgaaaagaaaatgaatgaattttctattggattcgagtcaggtgattggctgggccattctatagcttgattttctttctctgaaagcatttgagaatctccttggctgtgttttggatcatggtcttgctgaaatgtccactgtgGTTTTCATCCTCCTGctcatgtagatgttggactgaagcagcgaatattcatttacactgaggaagggcagagggctACTGAAGAacaactgagagatttcagctgctgtctgggctttcactgccttcctacacctccctttctttatgtgttcaatactttttccctgcgtaaTTTCATAtagttttatttgcatatatggatttctttggctgTTATCAACATCCAGTGAAAATGTGAAGAAGTTTATCTGTAATTTCTTTAAAGCTACATTTAGTTATAATAGGGTTTTTCATGATCTGAAAGTGCTCTTTATTATATCTTTATAtctctttctattttttttttaaataattttggatattataatttttttagatcTCATACAAGTACATTTTGTGCAGTAATATCActcaaattatttttgctgcttgttcaaactatttaatacAAGTTGTAACACAATTTGtaaggttttttgggacaacttaattgtttaatgttgaattcagttcaatttgtgaaaacaattaagttaacttgatatATGATGGTACAACATGAGGAAACCTAatcacctagttaacctaatcatttttactaaattaagtggattgaatttaaaacaattaaattgtcccccccaaaaaacatacgagtttaaacattttaaataaatactttgaacaagcaacaaaagtaatttttaatgcatgtttattctAGTATTCAGGAGCAGGATTGTTTGTGCAGCACCTGTGATGATGGTAGGCTCGAGGCCCGATGGAGCAGATGGTAAACAAGGCGAAGGAGAAAGCAGGAAATGACCAGCTGGCCAGGGCGTATCCGCACCATTCAACAATCTCCCCGAAGAAGTTAGCGCCGGACACCAGCTCAAACAGTCCTCCTAAACGTATGTCATTAGATAGAGAGAAAAAATGATCAAGAATATgttgatgttggcttgagaaatcCATTTGAAGAAGttcattaataaaattattaataatattatcattattagtagtagtagtattaataaaaaGCAGTTCAGATAGATTGTTGCTATGGTACTTGGTGCAATGGTTGCTAGAGAGCTGCTTAAAGTCAAAGACTattgaatacacaagacatgtcactcgtatgattttgaatggggaaaactGTAAGGCTCAGTATGGCGAACAATGCCCCGCCAGTTCCTCAGGGTTGCTTTTGTTGTTGGTAGGATATTAAATGCAGTTGCTAGACTTTACTATACAGTTGCTAGTATGTATTATTGTATGTGTTTCAAATAGTTCGAGAGATCgatcaataaatgaatattttgtagATTGGCTGTTTAAATTTTAGAAGAAAGGGAGAGAATAAGTCACATTTTTACATACAGTTCTATTCCTGAATCAGTTTGACGTAAGAATATAACAACATGAGCTGGTCGTGAAGACATACTGACCTCTAGGGATTTTATAGCTGACCTCTCCAGGTTTCCTCAGGTTTCGTAAAATATAGTCACTGTGGATATTGATGGCCATTCCACAGAAAAACACCAACAAACCTGtaagaaacatttgtttttattgagtatggagtgtttatgtgaGTTGAAACCAATGTTGGGTTtaattagttactgtaattatattACTTTTCCATTGAAAATGTAGAGTAAGGGAttgcttttcatttttaatttgattatgGTTACAGCGACATGGTGGCGCAAtgtgtcccttatttatcaggggtagccacagtggaatgaaccatcaactattcctgcatgtgttttacacagcggatacccttccagctgcaacctagtactgggaaatatccatacacacttattcacacacacacacactatggcaaatttagtttattcaattcacctatagtgcacgaaactggagcactcggaggaaacccacgacaacacggggagaacatgcaaactccacacataaatgccaactggcccagccgggaatcgaaccagcgaccttcttgctgtgaggcgacagtgctaaccactgagccatcgtcaCCCTTTACTAaatttcagacaaagtaattctAAAAGTAGCTTAAACACAATTTGAATCAGTAATTAATTTGAGTTTTGAAGTAACCAATGCGGCAGCGGCCTTCACTGACTGCGTGTGAGTGAGTGATTTATTAGATGAAAGAGAAGTGATGCTGTACCGGTGATGAAGCGTGTGTCTGTGAGCCAGTCGCTGCTGTAATGTGTGCAGTGCAGCATGTAGTGACCCTGCAGAAAGCCATTGATGGAGCAGAAGACCACCGCACTGACCACAATATGGAGAGGAGATGGACGGCCTTTAGTCAGCAGCGAATACACAAACGTCCTGCAAGAACAACAGATACGAGGATTGACTTTCATTCTGGAGGATGCTCATTTCGACTGACATGTGAGTACtcaattttttacataaattcaTCTTTGTCCGGGACATGGGggcatagtccctccagcatgtcatgggtcttccccgaggcctcctcccggtgggacatgcctggaacacctccctaggtaggcgtccaggaggcatctgaaacagatactcgagccacctcagctgacttctctcgatgtggaggagcagcggctctacttcgagctcctcctgggtgacagagcttctcACCCCATTTAAAAAGGTGCGCCCTGCCGCCCTgggaaggaaactcattttggccgcttgtatctgaggTCTTGTCCTTTCAggcatgacccaaagctcatgaccataggtgagagtaggactgtagattgaccggtaaatcaaaaGCTTTGTCtctcggctcagctccttctttaacaCAAAAGACCGGTACAtagactgcattactgctgccgctgcaccaaaccacctgtcaatctcacgttccatccttctctcactcgtgaacaaaaccccaagatacttgaactcctcctgGGGTAAAGACTTTCCTCCATCCTGGAGATGGCACCATGGCCTCGGAGGTGTTGATTCacatcccagccgcgtcacacttggcagcaccccagtgcatgctgaaggtccatgttcgatgaagccaacagaagaacatcgtctgcgaataacagagattaaatcctgtggtccccgaaccggaccccctcctgCCCAAGGCTGTGCAAagaaattatgaacagaattggtgacagggcagccctgccggagtccaacatgcactgcaaacaagtctgacttattgcggcaatgcgaaccaaactcctactctgttcatacaggaaTGAGACggcccttaacagagcgcctctgaccccatactcccagagcaccctccacagaatgccacgagggacatgGTCGAAtgccacaaaacacatgtggactggttgggtaTACCCCTATGAACCCTCAAGTACCCTGGAAAgagtatagagctggtccagtgtaccacggcctggacgaaaaccgaattgttcctcctggatcctaggtttaACAATCGGCCGGATCCttctctccagtaccctggcatagggCACAAGCACGCTTcagcatggttcaaggcaactgtacctagtgtgagtacgcccttaggcaacaggttaactcacttttttaaagtaaagtcaactttatCACTTTAGGCAGCAGGTTTGCTCCCTTTTATTGAGTCAACTTTGTCATTTTTTAggcaacatttttacattttttaagtaaagtcaacttttttGCTTTTTGGGCAACAGGTTttctcactttaagtaaagtcaactatcaCTATttaggcaacaggtttactcactttaagtaaagtcaactatcaCTATttaggcaacaggtttactcactttaagtaaagtcaactatcaCTATttaggcaacaggtttactcactttaagtaaagtcaactatcaCTATttaggcaacaggtttactcactttaagtaaagtcaactatcaCTATttaggcaacaggtttactcactttaagtagagtcaactttatacatttttagacaacCGGTTTACTCAGTATTTTAAGTAGAGTCAATTTTGTTGCTTTTCAGGAAAGAGATTCACTCACTTTTTTTTACGTCACCTTTATCGCTTTTTAGGCAATAGGTTTGCTCACTTTtatagtagta
This genomic stretch from Danio aesculapii chromosome 1, fDanAes4.1, whole genome shotgun sequence harbors:
- the srd5a2a gene encoding 3-oxo-5-alpha-steroid 4-dehydrogenase 2a, producing MLCQENTVNFGSWAFVVGGLLYLLKQLTTQTAYGRYVDTKSPGVMVPARAGWFIQELPSFLVPVLLFFATESLPGVGKHILFCTFCLHYFQRTFVYSLLTKGRPSPLHIVVSAVVFCSINGFLQGHYMLHCTHYSSDWLTDTRFITGLLVFFCGMAINIHSDYILRNLRKPGEVSYKIPRGGLFELVSGANFFGEIVEWCGYALASWSFPAFSFALFTICSIGPRAYHHHRYYLEKFKDYPKSRKAVIPFLL